In the genome of Chloroflexota bacterium, the window CGATCAGCGCTGAACGGGCGGCAGGCTCGGCCTGGGTCGCTCAGGTCGCTAGCGAGTACACGCAAGGGCTTCCAGGCTGCATACATGCCTTTGGTAAGTGGGGCATCGGAGGCTCCTGCAACCGCCGTTTCAATCACTCCAGCCCGAATCAAATCGGCGGCAATGCCAATTGCTTGCAAACCTGAGGCGCAGGTGGCCGAAATTAAGGTGCTTGGGCCGTGTAGATCAAAGACGGTACAAAGATGTGGTAGCACAGCGGCGGGCATACAAGCGGGCACAGTATCTGCCCGTACTTTGCCATTGGTGAACCAATTTTCGTAGCAAGCTTCGATCGTCGAAATCGTGGTATAGCCTGTGCCCCATAAGACAGCGGTATCTTGGGGTAGGCCGTTGGCCATGCTGATCGCCTGCTCCACGGCGTGATGGGCCAAACTGATCATCCGATCAGGCTGGCGGCGATGGCTGGTGAGCAATGGTAAATCGGGGGTTGCGCCACCAACCACCGGATCTTTGTAGGGCGCTAGGTCGGGCAGTGGCTTGACCCCGCTTTGGCCTGCCAACAAGGCCGCCCAATACGCTTCAATATCATTCCCAAGGGCGCTGCAAATCCCGATTCCGGTGATGACAACTCGCTGTTTCATAGAGGCTCCTCTGCGCTGCCGACCTACCACAGGCTCCATTGTCGTGGTATGGCTTGGTGGTTTCGGGGTTATGATGCTACTGTTCATTGTAGCGGGGAGTGTATCCAATGTCGAATATCTATCTGGGCTGTGCAATTTGGGGCTATCGGCCTTGGGTTGGCCAGTTTTTGCCTGCTGCAACCAGCAACGCCGAAATGCTCAAGACCTATGCTGAACGTCTTACAACAGTGGAAATTAACGCTACCTTTTATGCCGTGCCTGATCAGACCACGGTGTTGCGTTGGGCCAATGATACTCCTGATAACTTTCGTTTTAGCCCAAAAATTCCGCAAGCAATTAGCCATAGTGGCAATTTGGCCCAGCATGTGGCTCAAACCCAAGCTT includes:
- a CDS encoding beta-ketoacyl-[acyl-carrier-protein] synthase family protein, which codes for MKQRVVITGIGICSALGNDIEAYWAALLAGQSGVKPLPDLAPYKDPVVGGATPDLPLLTSHRRQPDRMISLAHHAVEQAISMANGLPQDTAVLWGTGYTTISTIEACYENWFTNGKVRADTVPACMPAAVLPHLCTVFDLHGPSTLISATCASGLQAIGIAADLIRAGVIETAVAGASDAPLTKGMYAAWKPLRVLASDLSDPGRACRPFSADRNGLVLAEGAGAFVLESLEHAQARNASILAEIVASAATTASGSIVAPDLEHQTLTLTKALQRAQISIHDVDYINAHATGTKLGDAAEAATIKAVFGTRAKQVPISAIKGATGHAMGASSALEAVATILALRDQVLPPTINWQAGDPDCDLDFVVEGARQQTINLAVKESFGFGGSNAVLVLRRWV